The Salegentibacter sp. Hel_I_6 region AGTTTCCAACAAATGGGTTGTAAATAGCCTGGGCATTATCGGTTCTTTTAAAGTGAGCATCACCATAGTTATTTTCCATATGCCCAATTTTTACAGTCACTTTGTTCATAAGGTCTTCCATAAAACCAGGTCTTACGAATTCCAATTTGTCAATTTGAATATATCCATCCTTTACATAAGGTTCCGGGTGGTGCCGTGAAGAAAGATATGTTCTAAGGTGCATTCTAACTCCATCGTATAATTGAACATCAAGGTCTAAATTGGCAGTAGGCAGGTTAAAGTTGCTACCTATATCAATTAACGGCACACCAGAATTTTCGTGATCTAAAGCCTGGAACTGAATGGTAGAAGCTCCACCAACTCTTACTTTTACGCCATCAAAAGAAGTAATGGTGTCTTTCGGGGCTTCAAACACGTTAATTCCGCGTTGATCTCTTGGTCTCATATTATCCAGGTCCCTGTCCTGTGCTTGCATTTGTAAGCCAAACAAAACGAATGCAATTAAGCCGAAGTATTTGATTGAATTTTTCATCGTAATAGTTTTTAAATTGAATAGTTATTTAGAAAATGTTGATTTGAATTTAATAGTAAGTTCTTCTCCTGTGGTAATTGTTCCAAACATTGCAGTTGGAGGATCAATTTTATAATCTTTCATATTAAGGTTTTCCTCGCCATTAATTTCCAGTTTATCGCCATTAAGTTTTGCAGTAAACGCTACCGGAACTTGTTTAGTAACTCCTGAAATTTTTAAAGTTGCCAGGCCATTTATTTTATATGAACTTCCATTGGCTTCAATTTTTTTAACTTCATCCAGCTTAAATTCTATATTTTTATGATCGCCGGTTTTAAGTGCCTTATATGCATTTTTGTCCATTCCGCTTTTTCCGCTTTCTAAACTTTCAGCAGGAACAGTTACTTGTAGTTTGGAGATTCCGGTAAGTTTTCCATCTTCTGTAGTAATTGTAGCCCCTCCTTGTTTGGAAGTTGCCTTCATTTCCCAGTCATGAATATTGGAAGTTCCTTCTATAATAATTTCAGAAGAATTATCCATTCTGTAATTCTGGCCAAACATAGTGCCTGCAGTTAGCAGTATAAAAAATACACCAGTAAGTATTACTTGATATGATTTTAAGACTTTCATGATATTAGGTTTTTAAGTTTGGTACAAAGTTGGGGTAGAAATGCAGCAGAATTTATGACGAGAGTCAGGTTTGGGGATATTTAATTTATGGTGTATTATAAATAATAACACGCTAAACTATAATATTATCAG contains the following coding sequences:
- a CDS encoding YceI family protein, which gives rise to MKVLKSYQVILTGVFFILLTAGTMFGQNYRMDNSSEIIIEGTSNIHDWEMKATSKQGGATITTEDGKLTGISKLQVTVPAESLESGKSGMDKNAYKALKTGDHKNIEFKLDEVKKIEANGSSYKINGLATLKISGVTKQVPVAFTAKLNGDKLEINGEENLNMKDYKIDPPTAMFGTITTGEELTIKFKSTFSK